One part of the Coffea eugenioides isolate CCC68of chromosome 10, Ceug_1.0, whole genome shotgun sequence genome encodes these proteins:
- the LOC113750116 gene encoding pentatricopeptide repeat-containing protein At4g14850-like: MASLPSAVVGNTLKLDPDFKRHIPPSLTFDKKNYGNNAQLDKALDPFSMEFNEAIAIVKECSLKVESAAYLPLLQECIDKNSVSEAQVIHAHIIKTGTHQDWFLMTFLVNVYAKFGTVGNARKVFDSLPRRNVVSWTSLMSGYIKSSEPERAIGVFEEMLEAGVYPTNYTLGLVLNACSSLSDIELGKQIHGFILKYRIADDTSIGNALCSLYSKNGILDSAVKVFQSIEEKNVISWTGVISACGDNGNPAKGLDFFVEMLLEGAEPNEFTLTSVLSLCCVIQALEVGMQVQSLSIKHGYGSNLRVMNAVMYLYLKNGCISEANQLFDAMDIVSLVSWNAMIAGHAQMIDRAEDGVSAHQSGIQALKMLLRLHRSGLKPDLFTFSSVLDVCSSLAAPEQGEQAHAQTIKSGFLSDVVVGTALVDMYGKCGSIQGASKAFLEMSTRTMISWTAMITAFARHGQSRQALQLFGDMRFVGVKPNKITFVGVLAACSHAGMVDEGLAYFNMMKNECKIKPVMDHYGCLIDMFVRLGRLEEAFDLIKKMDFEPNEVIWSMLIAGCRSHGKLDLAFQAAEQLLNLNPKDSETYLSLLNLYFVAERWKDVSRVRKMMKAGKIGKLKDWSWMSIKDKVYSFKPDDQQGLMKEVEEYLADLHESVKTLGYEFQANFEAINSEEQETTSSTVHHSEKMAVAFGLLNTPNAAPIRIKKSISMCKDCHNFVKYISMSTSRTIIIRDSKKLHKFVNGHCSCGDFSSLL, from the coding sequence TTATCTTCCACTGTTGCAAGAATGCATAGATAAGAATTCAGTTTCAGAAGCACAAGTAATTCATGCCCATATCATAAAAACTGGCACGCATCAAGATTGGTTTCTCATGACATTTCTTGTTAATGTATATGCAAAATTTGGTACGGTGGGAAATGCTAGGAAAGTATTTGACAGTTTGCCTAGGAGAAATGTGGTTTCTTGGACCTCCTTGATGTCCGGTTATATTAAAAGTTCAGAGCCAGAGCGTGCTATTGGTGTTTTTGAAGAAATGTTGGAAGCTGGGGTGTATCCCACGAATTATACGTTGGGGCTTGTTTTGAATGCTTGTTCATCATTATCGGATATTGAATTAGGGAAGCAAATTCATGgttttattttgaaatatcGGATTGCGGATGACACGAGCATTGGAAATGCACTTTGTAGTTTGTATTCTAAAAACGGGATTTTGGATTCTGCAGTTAAGGTATTTCAAAgcattgaggaaaagaatgttATTTCGTGGACTGGTGTGATATCAGCTTGTGGGGATAATGGGAACCCTGCCAAGGGGTTGGATTTTTTTGTTGAGATGCTACTTGAGGGTGCAGAGCCAAATGAGTTTACATTGACTAGCGTGTTGAGTCTGTGCTGTGTAATCCAGGCTTTGGAAGTTGGGATGCAGGTTCAGTCTTTGAGCATTAAACATGGTTATGGATCTAATTTACGTGTGATGAATGCGGTTATGTATTTGTACTTGAAAAATGGATGCATTAGTGAGGCGAACCAGTTGTTTGATGCAATGGACATCGTCAGCTTGGTATCATGGAATGCTATGATTGCAGGCCATGCTCAGATGATAGATCGTGCAGAAGATGGAGTCTCAGCACATCAAAGTGGGATTCAGGCTCTCAAGATGTTGTTGAGATTGCACCGGTCTGGTTTAAAGCCAGATTTATTCACCTTCTCAAGTGTATTGGATGTATGCAGTAGTTTGGCTGCTCCGGAACAAGGAGAACAGGCTCACGCTCAAACAATTAAATCTGGGTTCTTGTCTGATGTAGTTGTTGGAACTGCTTTAGTCGACATGTACGGCAAATGTGGAAGCATTCAGGGAGCAAGTAAAGCTTTTCTTGAGATGTCCACCAGGACTATGATATCCTGGACTGCAATGATTACTGCTTTTGCCAGGCATGGCCAGTCACGACAGGCATTACAGCTTTTTGGGGATATGAGGTTTGTTGGAGTAAAGCCAAACAAGATTACTTTTGTAGGCGTTCTTGCAGCTTGCAGCCATGCTGGAATGGTCGATGAAGGATTGGCTTACTTCAACATGATGAAAAATGAGTGTAAAATCAAGCCTGTGATGGACCATTATGGATGCCTGATTGATATGTTTGTGAGGTTAGGTCGGTTGGAAGAAGCTTTTGACCTTATCAAAAAGATGGATTTTGAGCCCAACGAAGTTATATGGTCAATGCTAATTGCAGGCTGTAGAAGTCATGGGAAATTAGACTTGGCTTTTCAGGCAGCGGAGCAACTGCTCAACCTTAATCCAAAGGACTCAGAGACGTATTTGTCGTTGTTAAATTTGTACTTCGTTGCGGAGAGATGGAAGGATGTTTCAAGGgtgagaaaaatgatgaaagcTGGAAAAATAGGAAAACTGAAAGATTGGAGCTGGATGAGCATTAAAGACAAGGTTTATTCATTTAAGCCCGATGATCAACAAGGTTTGATGAAAGAGGTTGAAGAATATCTGGCGGATTTACATGAGAGCGTAAAGACTCTTGGATATGAATTCCAAGCAAATTTTGAGGCGATAAATTCTGAAGAGCAAGAAACAACTTCGTCTACCGTTCATCACAGCGAAAAAATGGCAGTTGCATTTGGGCTGTTGAATACACCAAATGCTGCACCAATACGGATTAAGAAGAGCATTAGCATGTGTAAGGATTGCCATAATTTTGTTAAATACATCTCAATGTCAACTTCAAGGACAATTATAATCCGAGACAGCAAAAAGCTGCATAAATTTGTTAATGGACACTGTTCATGTGGGGATTTCAGCAGTCTCCTTT